A DNA window from Mucilaginibacter xinganensis contains the following coding sequences:
- a CDS encoding cold-shock protein, producing the protein MQKEGTVKFFNETKGFGFITPSAGGQDVFVHSTGLIDEIRENDKVEFEVENGRKGLNAVNVKVI; encoded by the coding sequence ATGCAAAAAGAAGGAACAGTAAAATTTTTCAATGAAACAAAAGGTTTTGGATTTATTACACCAAGTGCTGGTGGCCAGGACGTATTTGTTCATTCAACAGGTCTAATCGATGAAATTCGTGAAAATGATAAAGTGGAGTTTGAAGTTGAAAACGGAAGAAAAGGCTTAAATGCGGTAAATGTAAAGGTTATTTAA
- a CDS encoding SDR family NAD(P)-dependent oxidoreductase — protein sequence MKKAIVVGASSGIGRQLAVLLAANGYKVGITGRRDQLLLNLQSTNPQQFIVSIFDVTDVDAVPQQLKQLTNELGGLDLLVVSSGTGKINPALDTGIEQSINTLNVAGFTAVINWAFNFFQKQSFGHLVAITSIAGVRGSRQAPAYFASKAYQINYLEGLRQKAKQTKLPIYVTDVRPGFVDTAMAAGENLFWVAPVEKAALQINKAIENKRDVVYVTKRWRIVGFLFWILPKAIHKNL from the coding sequence ATGAAAAAAGCAATTGTTGTAGGCGCATCATCAGGCATAGGCCGGCAGCTTGCTGTTTTATTGGCTGCCAATGGCTACAAAGTTGGTATAACCGGCAGGCGTGACCAACTGCTGCTAAACCTTCAATCAACAAACCCCCAACAATTTATTGTATCCATTTTTGATGTAACCGATGTTGACGCAGTTCCGCAGCAACTTAAGCAGCTTACTAATGAACTTGGCGGGCTTGATCTGCTGGTGGTAAGCTCCGGAACAGGTAAAATTAATCCGGCGCTTGATACAGGTATTGAACAAAGTATTAACACGTTAAATGTTGCAGGTTTTACAGCCGTAATAAACTGGGCATTTAACTTTTTTCAAAAGCAGAGTTTCGGTCATTTAGTAGCAATTACGTCAATTGCCGGCGTTAGGGGCAGCAGGCAGGCACCGGCTTATTTTGCATCAAAAGCTTACCAAATAAACTACCTGGAAGGCTTAAGGCAAAAAGCAAAGCAAACCAAATTGCCAATTTATGTTACAGATGTGCGCCCCGGTTTTGTGGATACAGCTATGGCAGCAGGCGAGAACCTGTTTTGGGTTGCACCGGTTGAAAAGGCGGCATTACAGATCAATAAAGCCATTGAAAATAAAAGAGATGTGGTTTACGTTACCAAACGCTGGCGGATAGTGGGTTTCTTATTTTGGATCTTACCTAAAGCTATTCATAAAAATCTTTAA
- a CDS encoding isoprenylcysteine carboxyl methyltransferase family protein gives MYFIIFISLLIIQRLSELVIARRNEKWLLSQGAVQYGQNHYPFMIAMHTLFIISIIAEYNLKRGTEISWLFLGVFLAVLLFKFWALSSLGKYWNTKIYRVPGVYPVKRGPYRFLKHPNYIEVVCEIAFIPLVFHLYYTAIIFTILNAAMLSVRITVENKVWADV, from the coding sequence ATGTACTTCATCATATTCATATCGTTACTGATCATCCAACGCCTTTCGGAACTGGTTATAGCGCGCCGTAATGAGAAATGGTTATTAAGCCAGGGAGCTGTGCAATATGGGCAAAATCATTACCCTTTTATGATTGCCATGCATACCCTGTTCATAATTTCAATAATTGCCGAGTATAATTTAAAGAGAGGGACGGAGATCAGTTGGCTTTTCCTTGGCGTTTTCCTCGCAGTCCTGCTATTTAAATTTTGGGCACTGTCGTCATTGGGGAAATACTGGAATACAAAGATCTACCGTGTTCCCGGAGTTTACCCGGTAAAGCGCGGTCCGTATAGGTTTTTAAAGCACCCCAATTACATAGAGGTGGTGTGTGAAATAGCCTTTATCCCGTTAGTTTTCCATTTGTACTACACAGCTATAATTTTCACCATTTTAAATGCCGCTATGCTGAGTGTAAGAATTACGGTAGAAAATAAGGTTTGGGCAGATGTCTGA
- a CDS encoding Smr/MutS family protein: protein MKYKLGDFVRFVDEKMEGFVTRIIDDQMIGVTGDDDFEIPVLASKVTTVHGYVPAGSKKEDEAEEPQTPVGDFKVKGVYIGVINDPKANSVVHFYLVNDTSFQLLASLTTERTNTFKGEYSGLAAPNTATKIYSAQLADLQLWPKFVFHIVYHTKHNTEPPAPLVVNEKFKAKDFSGSKKLIPILKTQGWLIQLDEPDLVIDAQKLKESFFQSPDEKAVVDKPGTEVDLHIEKLRNDYQFLNSGEILKIQLDHFHKALDAAIVHQQPEIIFIHGAGNGTLRHEIHKLLGKHQKIQTFMDARKEKFGYGATKVVLK, encoded by the coding sequence ATGAAATATAAATTAGGCGACTTTGTGCGTTTTGTGGACGAGAAAATGGAGGGCTTTGTAACCCGTATTATTGACGACCAAATGATAGGGGTAACCGGCGACGACGATTTCGAAATCCCGGTGCTGGCCAGTAAGGTTACCACGGTGCATGGCTACGTACCCGCAGGCAGTAAAAAAGAGGACGAGGCAGAAGAGCCGCAAACACCCGTTGGCGATTTTAAAGTCAAAGGTGTTTATATAGGTGTAATAAACGATCCGAAAGCTAATTCAGTGGTCCATTTTTATTTGGTTAACGACACCTCGTTTCAGCTGTTGGCATCATTGACAACAGAAAGGACAAATACTTTTAAAGGAGAATACAGCGGGCTGGCCGCGCCAAACACAGCAACAAAAATTTACTCGGCGCAACTGGCAGACCTGCAGCTTTGGCCGAAATTTGTTTTTCATATTGTTTATCATACTAAACATAACACCGAACCGCCAGCGCCCTTGGTTGTTAATGAGAAATTTAAGGCGAAGGATTTTTCAGGTTCAAAAAAACTGATCCCGATCCTTAAAACCCAGGGCTGGTTAATTCAGCTGGATGAGCCCGACCTGGTAATAGATGCCCAAAAACTGAAGGAAAGTTTTTTTCAATCTCCGGATGAGAAGGCCGTTGTTGACAAACCAGGTACCGAGGTTGACCTCCACATAGAAAAGCTGCGAAACGATTACCAGTTTTTAAACAGTGGCGAGATCCTTAAAATTCAACTTGATCATTTTCATAAAGCGCTTGATGCTGCCATTGTACACCAGCAGCCTGAAATTATTTTTATTCACGGCGCGGGCAACGGCACTTTAAGGCACGAGATTCATAAGCTATTAGGCAAGCACCAGAAGATCCAGACTTTTATGGATGCCAGGAAAGAGAAGTTTGGCTATGGCGCCACCAAGGTAGTATTGAAATAA
- a CDS encoding alpha-L-fucosidase, producing the protein MNKKLISCLLFLSFLHLSNIGTAQNSASKATAPLSQLQQQFVDLRFGMFIHFNIPTYMNQDWPDPDASPAIFNPTKLNCDQWAKAAKSANMTYGCLTTKHHSGFCIWDTKTTDYNVMNSPLKKDVVKEFTDAFRKNGLKVMLYYSILDTHHRLRPNMITPKHIAMVKAQITELLSNYGEISALIIDGWDAPWSRITYDDIPFDDIYHLVKSLQPNCVIMDLNGAKYPAEGLYYTDIKTYEMGAGQRVSKESNHMPALACLPLQKAWFWKTNFPNEPVKDAAKLVNETIIPLNNVDCNFILNVAPNRDGLFDDNALAALKEIGKLWHNEGSVKKLPELDAPIISSNIAKKQPASSSWSDDSNIMDQANDDDFTSSWVSNPTVDKPWYEIDFDKDKAFNAISIAEEKANISKYRLEYFSNGQWKTLFDGENNKSVKVNRFERVWGSKVRMWIEKSDHQPSIAEFGVYDERR; encoded by the coding sequence ATGAATAAAAAACTGATCTCCTGCCTCCTTTTTTTGTCCTTTTTGCATCTGTCAAATATTGGTACCGCTCAAAATTCCGCCTCAAAAGCAACTGCTCCATTGTCACAACTCCAGCAGCAGTTTGTTGATCTGCGGTTCGGAATGTTTATCCATTTCAATATTCCGACTTATATGAACCAGGATTGGCCTGACCCGGACGCATCACCGGCGATATTTAATCCTACAAAGTTGAATTGCGACCAGTGGGCAAAGGCTGCAAAATCAGCCAATATGACCTACGGCTGTTTAACTACCAAACACCATAGCGGTTTTTGTATTTGGGATACCAAAACAACCGACTATAACGTAATGAACAGTCCCTTAAAAAAGGATGTGGTTAAAGAGTTTACAGATGCCTTTAGAAAGAACGGATTAAAGGTGATGTTATATTATTCTATACTGGATACGCATCACCGCCTGCGCCCCAACATGATCACGCCTAAACATATCGCTATGGTAAAAGCACAGATAACTGAACTGCTCAGTAATTACGGAGAGATTTCTGCTTTGATCATTGACGGCTGGGATGCCCCCTGGTCGCGTATTACTTATGACGATATACCGTTTGATGATATTTATCACCTGGTAAAATCGTTACAGCCCAACTGCGTAATAATGGACCTTAACGGCGCCAAGTACCCTGCCGAGGGTTTGTACTACACTGATATAAAAACTTACGAAATGGGTGCTGGTCAGCGTGTGTCTAAAGAAAGCAACCACATGCCTGCTTTGGCCTGCCTTCCGCTTCAAAAAGCATGGTTCTGGAAAACCAATTTCCCGAATGAGCCTGTTAAAGATGCGGCAAAACTGGTTAATGAAACCATTATTCCTTTAAACAATGTTGATTGCAATTTCATATTAAATGTTGCCCCTAACCGCGACGGTTTGTTTGATGACAATGCGTTGGCTGCGTTAAAAGAAATAGGTAAATTATGGCACAATGAAGGCTCCGTTAAAAAACTACCTGAACTTGATGCCCCAATCATTTCATCAAATATCGCTAAAAAACAACCGGCAAGCTCAAGCTGGAGTGATGACAGCAACATTATGGACCAGGCTAACGATGACGATTTTACATCGTCGTGGGTTTCCAATCCTACCGTTGATAAACCCTGGTACGAAATTGATTTTGATAAAGATAAGGCCTTTAATGCCATCAGTATAGCCGAGGAAAAGGCCAACATCAGCAAATACCGTTTAGAATATTTTTCAAACGGCCAATGGAAAACCCTTTTTGATGGTGAAAATAACAAAAGCGTAAAAGTTAACCGTTTTGAACGTGTTTGGGGTAGCAAGGTGAGGATGTGGATTGAAAAATCAGACCACCAGCCTTCCATAGCTGAATTTGGCGTGTATGATGAGCGGAGGTAG
- a CDS encoding HAD family hydrolase, with translation MKAFIFDLNGTMIDDMTYHTRAWQTLFNDELGGNFTWDEVKPQMYGKNPEVLVRMFGPDRFTMDEMVHLSLEKEKKYQAEFLPHLKLLPGLNTFLEKAYQQGIPMAIGSAAIPFNIDFVLDNLNLRHYFKAIVSADDVILSKPHPETYLKAAELLNVSPMDCIVFEDVPKGAEAAANAGMETVVITTTHEIDEFDYLNNILCFAKDYEDAAVKSIIS, from the coding sequence ATGAAGGCCTTTATTTTCGACCTTAACGGCACCATGATTGATGATATGACCTATCATACCCGAGCATGGCAAACACTTTTTAATGATGAGCTGGGGGGCAACTTTACGTGGGATGAAGTAAAACCGCAGATGTATGGTAAAAACCCCGAAGTGCTGGTGAGAATGTTTGGGCCCGACCGTTTTACCATGGATGAAATGGTACACCTGTCGCTGGAAAAAGAAAAGAAATACCAGGCTGAATTTTTACCACACCTAAAGCTTTTACCCGGACTTAACACGTTTTTAGAGAAAGCGTACCAGCAGGGCATCCCAATGGCAATAGGTTCCGCAGCCATCCCTTTTAATATTGATTTTGTATTGGACAATCTTAACCTTAGGCACTATTTTAAAGCAATAGTAAGCGCCGATGATGTTATTTTAAGCAAGCCCCACCCCGAAACCTATTTAAAAGCGGCTGAATTGTTAAATGTTAGCCCGATGGATTGTATTGTGTTTGAAGATGTACCGAAAGGCGCAGAGGCGGCGGCTAATGCTGGCATGGAAACCGTGGTTATAACCACCACCCACGAAATTGATGAGTTTGATTATCTTAACAATATCTTGTGTTTTGCTAAAGATTATGAAGACGCTGCAGTGAAATCCATCATCAGTTAA
- a CDS encoding YtxH domain-containing protein encodes MKDQTRVIAALLIGAAAGAALGLLLAPEKGEKTREDIADYINDLVEAAKDKAQNTSSGIKEYGNTIFDKARSTFSGIADTVSDYRDTAVETAKGKASELKDRAQSKFDEAKSTVKNGANDLNHSVQNS; translated from the coding sequence ATGAAAGATCAGACAAGAGTTATAGCAGCACTATTAATAGGAGCAGCAGCGGGAGCAGCATTAGGATTATTGCTGGCACCGGAAAAAGGTGAGAAAACGCGCGAAGATATTGCCGATTATATTAATGACCTGGTTGAAGCAGCTAAAGACAAAGCGCAAAATACATCGAGCGGTATTAAAGAATATGGTAATACTATTTTTGACAAAGCGCGTTCAACATTCAGCGGTATAGCTGACACAGTGTCTGATTACAGAGACACTGCAGTTGAAACTGCAAAGGGAAAAGCCAGCGAACTTAAAGATCGGGCACAATCTAAATTTGACGAAGCTAAATCGACCGTTAAAAATGGAGCTAACGACCTGAATCATTCAGTTCAGAATTCCTAA
- a CDS encoding aspartate kinase: MKVLKFGGTSVGSPERMRKLLDIIDPSQRQIVVLSAVSGTTNCLVEIGQAYLEGDKNKATGLISALKNKYEVFIKELFVTPEYLQQGKEVINYHFELLSNLANDLFTSIEQKVILAQGELLSTTLYHVYLKEIGVPSVLLPALDFMKTDEDNEPVVEYITTHLLPLLDKHPDNKLFITQGYICRNSFGEIDNLRRGGSDYTASLIGAGIGSEEVQIWTDIDGMHNNDPRIVKGTRPIAQLSFDEAAELAYFGAKILHPQSVFPAQKYKIPVRLLNTMEPAAPGTLISAASEKDGIKSIAAKDDITAIKIQSSRMLLAHGFLRRVFEVFERYKTSIDMITTSEVAVSLTIDDTTYLEDIKKELLAFGTVDIDTCQTIICVVGDFGAEKHGYAARVLEAIKHIPVRMISYGGSDHNMSLLVGTPDKVEALRSLHNRLF; the protein is encoded by the coding sequence ATGAAGGTTTTAAAATTTGGCGGAACATCAGTTGGCAGTCCTGAAAGGATGAGGAAACTCCTTGATATTATTGATCCGTCCCAGCGGCAGATAGTGGTACTGTCGGCAGTGTCCGGTACCACAAATTGTTTGGTTGAAATAGGGCAGGCATATTTGGAAGGTGATAAAAATAAAGCAACAGGCCTTATCAGTGCATTAAAAAACAAATATGAAGTCTTTATAAAGGAACTGTTTGTCACACCCGAATACCTTCAGCAGGGTAAAGAAGTAATTAACTATCATTTTGAACTGCTCAGTAATCTTGCTAATGACCTGTTTACCTCCATTGAACAAAAAGTAATACTGGCGCAGGGCGAACTGCTCTCCACAACATTATATCATGTTTATTTAAAGGAAATTGGTGTTCCATCGGTATTGTTACCCGCGCTGGATTTTATGAAGACCGACGAGGATAACGAACCGGTTGTTGAATACATAACCACGCACCTGTTGCCTCTGCTGGATAAACATCCCGATAATAAATTATTTATAACCCAGGGTTATATTTGCCGTAATAGCTTTGGCGAAATTGATAACCTGCGCCGCGGTGGCAGTGATTATACCGCGTCGTTGATAGGAGCGGGTATCGGCAGCGAGGAAGTTCAGATCTGGACGGATATCGACGGGATGCACAACAACGATCCGCGGATTGTTAAGGGGACCAGGCCTATAGCGCAGCTTTCGTTTGATGAGGCGGCTGAGCTGGCTTATTTCGGTGCAAAGATCCTGCATCCGCAAAGCGTATTCCCCGCTCAAAAATATAAGATTCCGGTACGCCTTTTAAATACTATGGAGCCCGCCGCTCCGGGAACGCTGATTTCGGCAGCGAGCGAGAAGGATGGGATCAAATCAATAGCTGCCAAAGATGATATCACGGCCATAAAGATCCAGTCAAGCAGGATGCTTTTGGCGCATGGCTTTTTGCGCCGTGTTTTTGAAGTTTTTGAACGGTATAAAACATCAATTGATATGATAACCACCTCTGAAGTTGCCGTATCGCTAACCATTGATGACACCACCTACCTGGAAGATATTAAAAAAGAGCTTTTGGCGTTTGGGACAGTTGATATAGATACCTGTCAAACCATTATTTGCGTGGTGGGCGATTTTGGTGCCGAGAAACATGGTTATGCTGCCCGCGTGCTGGAAGCCATAAAACATATCCCGGTGCGAATGATCTCTTACGGGGGCAGCGACCATAACATGTCCTTGTTGGTAGGTACCCCAGACAAAGTTGAGGCCTTAAGAAGTTTACATAACAGGCTTTTTTAG
- the lysA gene encoding diaminopimelate decarboxylase: MFDKNTIARLQSLETPFYYYHLDVLRKTLEACKAASSKHGFHVHYAMKANFNPLVLDIIREYGFGADCVSGNEVKAAIAHGFGKENIVFAGVGKSDKEINLALDEDIFCFNAESVQELHVIDELAKAKNKVAKIAIRINPNVDAHTHHFITTGLDENKFGINTWQLPEVATALRNCANLQFLGIHFHIGSQITDMEVYKNLCTRINEIQDWFEDRGFTIKVLNTGGGLGIDYQNPDTNSISDFESYFKVFKQFLNVKPGQEVHFELGRALVGQSASLISRVLYVKNGQKKNFLVLDAGMTELIRPMLYQAYHLIENLSRKSESKDSQSYKYDVVGPICESTDCFQKDVDLPESFRGDLIAVRTAGAYGEVMASSYNLRDRVASIYSEE; the protein is encoded by the coding sequence ATGTTCGATAAAAATACCATAGCCCGTTTACAAAGTTTAGAAACGCCGTTTTACTACTATCACCTGGATGTTTTGCGTAAAACGTTAGAAGCCTGCAAAGCGGCATCATCAAAACATGGTTTTCATGTGCATTATGCAATGAAAGCTAATTTTAATCCGCTTGTGCTTGATATTATAAGAGAGTACGGCTTTGGGGCGGATTGTGTTAGCGGTAACGAGGTAAAGGCTGCCATAGCCCATGGCTTTGGCAAAGAAAATATCGTTTTTGCAGGTGTCGGCAAATCTGACAAAGAAATAAACCTGGCGCTTGACGAGGATATTTTTTGCTTTAATGCCGAATCTGTCCAGGAGCTGCATGTTATAGACGAGCTGGCAAAAGCCAAAAACAAGGTAGCTAAAATTGCTATCCGTATTAACCCTAACGTTGATGCGCACACCCATCATTTTATAACAACCGGGCTTGACGAAAATAAGTTCGGCATTAATACCTGGCAGTTGCCTGAAGTAGCCACAGCATTACGCAATTGCGCTAACCTGCAGTTTCTGGGTATTCATTTCCATATTGGCTCACAAATTACCGATATGGAAGTTTACAAGAACTTATGCACGCGGATAAACGAGATCCAGGATTGGTTTGAAGACCGCGGCTTTACCATAAAAGTGCTGAATACAGGCGGCGGACTGGGTATTGATTATCAAAATCCGGATACCAATAGCATCAGCGATTTTGAAAGCTATTTTAAGGTTTTTAAACAGTTTTTAAATGTAAAACCCGGTCAGGAGGTTCATTTTGAACTGGGGCGCGCACTGGTTGGGCAAAGTGCTTCTTTAATTTCAAGGGTGCTATATGTTAAAAACGGTCAAAAGAAAAATTTCCTGGTTTTAGATGCCGGTATGACAGAACTTATCCGCCCTATGCTTTACCAGGCTTATCATTTGATAGAGAATTTGAGTAGGAAGTCCGAAAGCAAGGATTCACAAAGTTACAAATACGATGTGGTTGGGCCCATTTGCGAGAGCACGGATTGTTTTCAAAAGGACGTTGACCTGCCAGAATCGTTCCGGGGCGACCTGATTGCTGTGCGCACGGCAGGTGCTTATGGTGAGGTAATGGCTTCGTCATATAATTTGAGGGATAGGGTGGCAAGCATTTATTCGGAAGAATAA
- a CDS encoding M1 family metallopeptidase, translating to MFKSIIVGAVCSLVLFQAQAQNLYMPRDIQHAFNKGTRAMDGKPGKNYWQNHGRYNISITALPPERNIKGVEQIFYFNNSPDTLKRLNMKLILNIHRPGVARFGSASDDYLTPGVQVDSIFINGTKKPWNNKQAANTNQMIGLPKPLMPHDSVKLDITWHFEISKESGREGMIDSTTYYMAYFYPRVSVYDDYNGWDTLPFLDAQEFYNDFNDYTLNVTVPKNYLVWATGTLQNANQVLQPEYAERLKKSFTSDSTIHIATKEDLAKKNITTQNSTNTWTWTANNISDMAVGVSDHYDWDAASAIVDTKTGRRASMQAAFLDAAADFHHSVQAGRHSLSWLSQNWPGVPYPFPKMTAFQGFADMEYPMMVNDSHTDDIGFSQFVQDHEIAHTWFPFYMGINESRYSFMDEGWATTFELLIGTSEVGKEKAEQLYKGFRVNQWIHDRSTAEDLPIITPTSELRGGFGNNSYGKPSLSYFALKDMLGDDLFKKALHTYMDNWNGKHPIPWDYFNSMSSGSGRNLNWFFNNWFFSNGYIDLNLQKVTKATGGYMLAIQNIGGFAVPFDVKITYTDGTTTTFHQTPAVWEHNQKQIAVNIKTTKTAASVVIDGGIFMDADESNNKWTAK from the coding sequence ATGTTTAAATCAATTATTGTAGGTGCTGTTTGCAGCCTGGTTTTATTCCAGGCCCAGGCACAAAACCTGTACATGCCGCGCGATATTCAGCACGCCTTTAACAAAGGAACAAGGGCAATGGATGGCAAACCAGGTAAAAATTATTGGCAAAATCACGGCCGCTATAACATATCTATCACCGCACTGCCGCCCGAAAGGAACATAAAAGGCGTTGAGCAGATCTTTTATTTCAACAACAGCCCTGATACCCTGAAAAGGTTGAATATGAAACTGATTCTCAACATTCACCGCCCTGGAGTTGCCCGTTTTGGCAGTGCCAGTGATGATTACCTTACACCCGGTGTCCAGGTTGACTCGATATTTATAAACGGAACAAAAAAGCCATGGAATAACAAGCAGGCAGCCAATACCAACCAAATGATAGGTCTGCCAAAACCGTTAATGCCCCACGATTCTGTAAAGTTGGACATTACCTGGCACTTCGAAATCTCCAAAGAAAGTGGCCGCGAAGGCATGATAGACTCAACCACCTATTACATGGCTTATTTTTATCCGCGTGTATCAGTATATGATGACTATAACGGTTGGGACACCCTACCCTTTTTAGATGCGCAGGAGTTCTATAACGATTTTAACGACTATACCCTTAATGTTACCGTTCCTAAAAACTATTTGGTTTGGGCCACCGGTACCTTACAAAATGCTAACCAGGTTCTCCAGCCTGAATATGCGGAAAGGCTGAAAAAATCCTTCACCAGCGATTCAACTATCCATATTGCCACAAAAGAGGACCTGGCAAAGAAAAACATAACGACACAAAATAGCACGAATACCTGGACATGGACCGCCAATAATATCAGCGACATGGCCGTAGGTGTAAGTGATCATTACGACTGGGACGCAGCCAGCGCCATCGTGGATACTAAAACGGGCCGAAGAGCAAGCATGCAGGCAGCATTTTTAGATGCAGCAGCTGACTTTCATCACTCTGTGCAGGCAGGGCGCCACTCGTTAAGCTGGTTATCACAAAACTGGCCCGGTGTTCCGTACCCGTTTCCAAAAATGACCGCTTTCCAGGGTTTTGCCGATATGGAATACCCGATGATGGTGAATGACAGCCATACGGACGATATCGGGTTTTCACAATTTGTACAGGACCATGAAATTGCACACACCTGGTTCCCATTTTACATGGGGATAAACGAAAGCCGTTATTCATTTATGGATGAGGGGTGGGCCACAACATTCGAGCTGTTAATAGGCACCTCAGAAGTAGGTAAAGAAAAGGCTGAACAGTTATACAAAGGTTTCCGGGTAAACCAATGGATCCATGATCGTTCAACTGCCGAAGATCTGCCGATTATTACCCCTACCAGTGAATTAAGGGGCGGTTTTGGTAACAACTCTTACGGAAAACCATCTTTAAGCTATTTTGCTTTAAAAGATATGCTTGGTGATGACCTGTTTAAAAAAGCGCTACATACTTATATGGACAACTGGAACGGAAAACATCCTATTCCATGGGATTATTTCAACTCCATGAGCAGCGGATCGGGTAGAAACCTTAACTGGTTCTTTAACAACTGGTTCTTCAGCAACGGCTACATCGACCTTAATTTACAAAAAGTAACCAAAGCAACCGGCGGCTACATGCTGGCGATTCAAAATATAGGCGGTTTCGCAGTTCCTTTTGATGTGAAGATAACTTATACCGATGGCACTACTACAACTTTCCACCAAACTCCGGCCGTTTGGGAGCATAATCAAAAGCAAATAGCTGTAAATATTAAAACCACCAAAACAGCTGCTTCTGTAGTAATTGATGGTGGAATATTTATGGATGCTGATGAAAGCAATAATAAATGGACTGCTAAATAA